From Falco cherrug isolate bFalChe1 chromosome 4, bFalChe1.pri, whole genome shotgun sequence, one genomic window encodes:
- the LOC102056398 gene encoding prostatic acid phosphatase-like, whose translation MRARQLVCGIWSLCFMFCLFCIFLHQTTAKRKLKFVSIVFRHGDHTPQEFFPTDNHREVARQQGYGQLTKLGIQQQYELGQYMRRRYSYFLSVVYKQCEIYVQSTDCDHTLMSAQASLAGLYPPTQGEIWNPRILWQPIPVHTVPLSHDNLLYLPFSHCPRYSELLRETFETRDFQRQFKQYKPFLKFLATHTGYPLKKLNTERILKLSDTLQYEDINNYTLPVWATHGVRTKLIKLSELLLQAEFGFHKRIQKSRLQGGILLKNILKHISDARKKPSHQQKMVMYSAHAATIVALQMALNVFNGKLPPYSACHFFELYQETNGQYTIEMYYRNNSLRGPHPLTLPGCKFRCPLERFTQLVYPVLVHYWTRECRM comes from the exons ATGAGAGCAAGGCAGCTGGTGTGTGGAATCTGGAGTCTGTGTTTCatgttctgccttttctgcatctttcttcACCAAACGACAgctaaaagaaaactgaagtttgTGTCCATA GTATTTCGTCATGGTGACCACACTCCACAAGAGTTTTTTCCAACTGACAACCACAGAGAAGTTGCAAGGCAGCAGGGATACGGACAGCTTACCAAG CTTGGCATACAGCAACAGTATGAGCTTGGACAGTACATGCGGAGGAGATACTCTTATTTCCTGAGTGTCGTATACAAGCAGTGTGAG ATTTATGTTCAAAGCACTGACTGTGATCACACACTTATGAGTGCTCAGGCAAGTCTTGCTGGGCTGTACCCACCAACACAGGGTGAGATTTGGAACCCCAGAATTCTTTGGCAGCCAATTCCAGTTCACACAGTGCCACTGTCACATGATAAT ttgctaTACTTACCTTTTTCACACTGCCCAAGATACAGTGAGCTTCTGAGAGAAACCTTTGAAACAAGGGATTTCCAAAGGCAATTCAAGCAGTACAAG ccatttctgaagtttttagcCACTCATACAGGATACCCATTGAAGAAGCTGAACACTGAAAGAATTCTGAAGCTCTCTGACACTTTACAATATGAG GATATTAACAATTACACTTTACCTGTTTGGGCTACTCACGGTGTCAGGACCAAGCTGATAAAGCTCTCAGAATTGTTATTGCAGGCGGAATTTGGGTTCCACAAACGAATACAAAAATCACGTTTGCAGGGAG gtattcttttaaaaaatattctaaagcATATCTCAGATGCTAGAAAAAAGCCTTCACACCAGCAAAAGATGGTTATGTATTCTGCG CATGCAGCCACCATTGTTGCCTTACAGATGGCACTCAATGTTTTCAATGGGAAATTGCCTCCTTACAGTGCTTGTCATTTTTTTGAACTTTACCAGGAAACAAATGG GCAATACACCATAGAAATGTACTATCGGAATAATTCCTTGAGAGGTCCTCACCCCCTCACTCTCCCTGGATGCAAATTTCGCTGTCCACTGGAGAGATTTACTCAGTTGGTCTACCCAGTCCTAGTACATTATTGGACAAGAGAATGTAGGATGTAG